The Gracilimonas sp. genome contains a region encoding:
- a CDS encoding S9 family peptidase, with translation MKRISQISILSLLFLTITALSTNIHAQEKSKYASFEEALYAGRQLSGNSGPGNVVWINDGNQYSYTQQNSETRASEIRSYNPATEEDQLIFVNSDFNTPGTEETFQYNSFQWTDDSRFIVFQSNFRPIYRRSGISDYYYYEVETGELKVLVKDAMTAQLSPDGSKVGYEREGDLFVFDLDEQKETRLTDSGAENFYNGRFGWVYEEEFGLAQAWGWSHDSKYIAYWQTDERDVELFVSTDYSGTYPEYVQIPYPKVGQDNPGIKIGTVNVETGKNTWMDLDLKDGYVPRFYWTSKPGNLAVVWLNRPQNHLQLHFFDVTSGKGTLIMEEKNEDGWIDVFDFFAGVNHYFFFPEDLEQFFWVSERDGFNHIYRYNYSGELMNQVTEGDWEVTNIHAINSSSEFIYYSSTEESPLERHLYSIKFDGSQKGKHTSEPGTHSISMGDNGLFYIDRYSSIDTPRQVELWSTANELLNKLEDNAAVSEYIKKKVYAPKELFSFTTSDGQQLDGSIIKPIDFDPNQSYPLLFNIYGGPGAQGVYNSWESSGWTQWLAQEGYVTVNVNNRGSGGYGHGFEKIVYENLGHWEAHDFAETANYLVDEYEWIDGDRVGIRGHSYGGYMSSFAILTHPNVFKVAIVGAPVTDWRLYDTIYTERYMGLLEENEEGYAQSAVTTHAAKLQGKMFIAHSSMDENVHMQNTMQLIKALTDEGHDADLRIYPPGTHGVAYNSSSYLLLYQTYTEYLNEHLKNLKQ, from the coding sequence ATGAAAAGAATATCCCAAATCTCCATTTTGTCACTTCTGTTTCTGACAATCACAGCCCTTAGCACAAACATCCATGCCCAGGAAAAAAGCAAATATGCCAGTTTTGAAGAGGCATTATATGCAGGAAGGCAACTCAGCGGTAATAGCGGGCCGGGTAACGTAGTATGGATTAATGATGGAAATCAATATTCATATACGCAACAAAACTCTGAGACCCGAGCCTCAGAAATCCGCTCCTACAATCCGGCCACGGAAGAAGATCAGCTTATATTTGTGAACTCTGACTTTAACACACCCGGCACCGAAGAGACATTTCAATACAACTCCTTCCAGTGGACCGATGACTCCCGGTTCATCGTATTTCAGTCAAATTTCCGCCCTATCTATCGCCGTTCAGGAATTTCCGACTACTATTATTATGAAGTGGAAACCGGCGAGCTGAAAGTACTGGTAAAAGATGCCATGACCGCCCAACTGTCGCCTGACGGATCTAAAGTTGGATATGAACGCGAAGGGGATCTCTTTGTATTTGATCTGGATGAACAAAAGGAAACCCGGCTAACTGACTCCGGCGCTGAAAACTTTTATAACGGGCGTTTTGGATGGGTCTATGAAGAAGAATTCGGGCTTGCCCAGGCATGGGGCTGGTCGCACGACAGCAAATATATTGCCTACTGGCAAACTGACGAGCGCGATGTTGAACTTTTTGTATCTACTGATTATTCCGGTACCTATCCTGAGTATGTTCAAATTCCGTATCCAAAAGTCGGACAGGATAATCCCGGGATTAAGATTGGAACCGTAAATGTTGAAACCGGAAAAAATACATGGATGGATCTGGATCTCAAAGATGGATACGTACCAAGATTTTACTGGACAAGTAAACCCGGAAATCTGGCTGTCGTTTGGTTGAACCGGCCGCAAAATCATCTGCAACTTCATTTCTTTGATGTAACCTCAGGAAAGGGAACCCTCATTATGGAAGAAAAAAACGAAGACGGCTGGATCGATGTATTTGATTTCTTTGCCGGGGTCAATCACTATTTCTTTTTCCCTGAGGATCTAGAACAATTTTTCTGGGTTTCAGAACGGGATGGATTTAATCATATCTACAGATATAATTATTCCGGTGAACTCATGAATCAGGTTACTGAAGGTGACTGGGAGGTGACCAACATCCATGCTATTAATTCCTCTTCGGAGTTTATTTATTACTCTTCAACAGAGGAAAGTCCGCTGGAGCGCCATTTATATTCCATTAAATTTGACGGATCACAAAAAGGAAAACACACTTCTGAACCCGGAACCCACTCTATTTCAATGGGAGATAATGGCTTGTTTTACATTGATCGATATTCAAGTATAGATACTCCGCGTCAAGTTGAACTTTGGTCTACTGCCAATGAATTACTGAATAAACTGGAGGATAATGCTGCTGTATCGGAGTACATCAAAAAGAAAGTTTATGCCCCAAAAGAACTTTTTTCATTTACCACTTCAGACGGACAACAGCTGGACGGTTCCATCATCAAACCTATCGACTTCGATCCTAACCAGTCTTATCCCCTGCTCTTTAACATTTATGGGGGACCCGGAGCCCAGGGAGTCTACAATTCCTGGGAAAGCAGCGGCTGGACTCAATGGCTTGCACAAGAAGGCTATGTGACTGTAAATGTAAACAATCGCGGAAGCGGTGGCTATGGGCATGGTTTTGAAAAAATTGTGTATGAAAATCTCGGTCATTGGGAAGCACATGATTTTGCTGAAACCGCCAATTATCTGGTTGATGAGTACGAATGGATAGACGGAGACAGAGTGGGTATTCGCGGCCACAGTTATGGCGGGTATATGAGTAGTTTTGCGATCTTAACTCATCCCAATGTATTCAAAGTAGCCATAGTAGGAGCTCCTGTAACCGACTGGAGATTATATGATACCATTTACACTGAACGATATATGGGGCTTTTAGAAGAAAATGAGGAAGGTTACGCCCAAAGCGCAGTAACCACCCATGCTGCAAAACTCCAGGGTAAAATGTTCATTGCTCATTCCTCCATGGATGAAAACGTACATATGCAAAATACCATGCAGCTTATAAAAGCACTCACCGATGAAGGCCATGATGCCGACCTGAGAATCTATCCTCCCGGCACCCATGGGGTAGCCTACAACAGTTCAAGTTATTTATTGCTTTACCAAACATATACGGAATACTTAAACGAGCATCTAAAAAACCTTAAGCAGTAA
- the lgt gene encoding prolipoprotein diacylglyceryl transferase: MILALLENLTWGIDPEIFSLGPIAPRWYGVLFAGAFVTGYLFGVKMWKDAGRKVEEMEHILTWILVATVIGARLGHVIFYDPSYYLRNLDQVLAIWNGGLASHGAAIAIIIAMYYLAKKTPKMSFMWLADRVVIPTAIGGAFIRIGNFTNSEIYGHETDAPWGIIFSNLPGPAGMVPRHPTMLYEALLCIIIFAVIWTIYKKYKANPPEGSIFGVFLILLFSGRFLLEYTKIPQADFASDWIFNMGQLLSIPLVLIGLFIVIKTVNWNEKGTNLNRAES; encoded by the coding sequence ATGATTTTAGCACTGCTGGAAAACCTGACCTGGGGCATTGACCCTGAAATTTTTTCACTTGGCCCTATTGCCCCCCGCTGGTACGGAGTATTGTTTGCCGGAGCTTTTGTTACCGGCTATTTGTTCGGGGTAAAAATGTGGAAAGATGCCGGACGCAAAGTCGAAGAAATGGAACACATTCTCACCTGGATTTTGGTTGCAACCGTGATTGGTGCCCGGCTTGGCCATGTCATTTTTTATGATCCTTCCTACTATCTCCGCAATTTAGATCAGGTGCTGGCCATCTGGAATGGAGGGCTGGCCAGTCATGGGGCTGCCATCGCGATTATTATTGCAATGTATTATCTGGCTAAAAAAACTCCCAAAATGAGCTTTATGTGGCTGGCGGACCGCGTGGTAATTCCCACGGCCATTGGCGGTGCTTTTATACGGATAGGAAATTTTACCAATTCTGAAATCTACGGGCACGAAACGGACGCTCCCTGGGGAATTATATTCAGTAACCTTCCCGGACCGGCCGGCATGGTTCCCCGCCACCCAACCATGCTTTATGAGGCCCTTCTCTGCATCATTATTTTTGCAGTAATATGGACCATTTATAAGAAATATAAAGCGAATCCGCCGGAAGGTTCAATCTTCGGAGTGTTCCTGATTCTGCTGTTCTCAGGCCGTTTTCTGCTTGAATACACCAAAATCCCACAAGCTGATTTTGCCAGTGACTGGATATTTAATATGGGTCAGTTGCTAAGTATCCCCTTGGTATTAATCGGGCTTTTTATTGTCATCAAAACGGTGAATTGGAATGAAAAGGGAACAAACTTGAATCGGGCTGAATCCTAA
- the rlmN gene encoding 23S rRNA (adenine(2503)-C(2))-methyltransferase RlmN produces the protein MDITETTQKTDLKALTKDELAHFCSELGLQSFRADQLFQWMYQKGVADFGDMTNLSKDLRDQLREIATVNRIKPVQQQESKDGTIKFLFQLNDPEEEYKIEAVLIPDFFEDGAAHRLTVCVSSQVGCVFGCAFCATGKMGLFRNLTHGEIVDQVQYINDIAEEKYGKKITNIVYMGMGEPLHNYKAIVNSAHIISDPLSIELSPKRITVSTVGLTKQIKKLADDEEEFNLAISLHAPTDEKRDKIMPINASMNLESLEEAVRHYYRVTEKPLTYEYLLFDNFNDSPQDARDLAKIVKWAPSKVNIIMYNNVAGVELKRAREERLDNFMRELIKNDVRATVRRSRGDDIDAGCGQLAIREGAPKGKTMAKEE, from the coding sequence ATGGATATTACCGAAACGACTCAAAAAACCGACCTCAAAGCTCTCACCAAAGACGAATTAGCCCATTTTTGTTCAGAACTGGGATTGCAAAGCTTTCGTGCCGACCAGCTCTTCCAATGGATGTATCAAAAAGGTGTTGCTGATTTTGGAGATATGACCAATCTCTCCAAAGACCTGAGAGATCAATTAAGAGAAATTGCTACGGTAAACAGGATTAAGCCGGTTCAGCAACAAGAGTCTAAAGATGGAACCATAAAGTTTTTATTTCAGCTGAATGATCCGGAAGAAGAATACAAAATTGAGGCTGTCCTTATCCCGGATTTTTTTGAAGATGGTGCGGCGCACCGGTTAACGGTTTGTGTTTCCTCACAAGTTGGGTGTGTATTCGGCTGTGCTTTTTGTGCCACCGGTAAAATGGGGCTTTTCCGAAATCTAACCCACGGGGAAATTGTAGATCAGGTTCAGTATATCAACGATATTGCGGAAGAAAAATACGGCAAGAAGATCACCAATATTGTGTACATGGGAATGGGGGAACCTCTTCATAACTACAAAGCCATTGTAAATTCAGCTCATATTATTTCTGATCCGCTCAGTATAGAACTTTCACCTAAACGTATTACCGTTTCCACAGTTGGACTGACAAAACAAATCAAGAAACTGGCGGATGACGAAGAAGAATTTAATCTGGCAATTTCTCTTCACGCCCCTACCGATGAGAAGCGGGATAAAATCATGCCTATCAATGCTTCCATGAACCTGGAAAGCCTGGAAGAAGCCGTCAGGCATTATTACAGAGTGACCGAAAAACCGCTTACCTACGAATATCTGCTTTTTGATAATTTCAATGACAGTCCTCAGGATGCCCGGGATCTTGCTAAAATTGTAAAGTGGGCCCCCAGTAAGGTAAACATCATCATGTATAATAACGTGGCCGGTGTGGAGCTTAAAAGAGCTCGCGAAGAACGCTTAGATAACTTTATGCGTGAACTCATCAAGAATGATGTAAGAGCTACCGTCCGCAGAAGCCGCGGAGATGATATTGATGCCGGGTGTGGGCAGCTTGCCATTCGGGAAGGAGCACCCAAAGGAAAAACCATGGCGAAAGAAGAGTAG
- a CDS encoding peroxiredoxin-like family protein: MSKLLLLLFVLTVLPFQLLLGQQVAPSADKVTPLLISSEIPDVSLKNINGETLSLRTEVAKQPSILIFYRGGWCPYCSRHLADLHKIEDELYEIGYQILAISPDKPEKLKATLQNIELNYTLLSDSPMTASKAFGLAFKVDQETVARYKSIGLDLEGDSGHDHHLLPAPAVYIVNTDGIVKFNYVNPNYKERINGEVLLTAAKAYYEE; encoded by the coding sequence TTGTCTAAGCTACTGCTGTTGTTGTTTGTTTTAACCGTGCTTCCTTTTCAACTTCTGTTGGGGCAACAAGTGGCTCCAAGTGCCGATAAAGTTACCCCCCTCTTGATAAGCTCGGAAATTCCGGACGTCTCTCTTAAAAATATTAACGGTGAAACGCTCAGCCTCCGAACTGAAGTTGCAAAACAGCCTTCAATTCTCATTTTTTATCGTGGCGGATGGTGCCCTTATTGCAGCCGGCATCTTGCGGATCTGCATAAAATAGAGGATGAGCTCTATGAAATAGGTTACCAAATCTTAGCGATTAGCCCTGATAAACCTGAGAAACTCAAAGCTACCCTACAGAACATTGAGTTAAACTACACCCTACTTTCAGATAGCCCCATGACTGCAAGCAAAGCTTTTGGATTAGCTTTTAAAGTGGATCAGGAAACGGTAGCTCGATATAAGAGCATAGGCCTTGATCTTGAAGGCGATTCGGGACATGATCATCATTTACTCCCCGCCCCTGCCGTATATATTGTAAATACTGACGGTATCGTAAAATTCAATTACGTGAACCCAAATTATAAAGAACGCATAAACGGTGAAGTTTTGCTTACTGCAGCAAAAGCTTATTATGAAGAATAA
- the lepB gene encoding signal peptidase I — translation MEENKNPDEQGISSYWKRKKDKAEEENKKAKSWLREWIDAIVFAFIAAAILRAFLFGSYKIPTPSMEKTLMTGDLLIVSNITYGPRTPMGLCVPFLQGWCVPGVQLPWTRLPGLRDIERNDIFVFNVPWEVKPVSQKTNYIKRAAAIAGDTISIKDKTLYINGEVEKSHEGVQHHYVLRMADRVRLSSAKMESVGGELIGYNNQDTYIVNMTKDVAETVNNWAEVDTMYLNVMPEGRVDRNYVQSAGDFSKAFNNSDQLPEIVVPFEGQEIEITSENWYVYKDIIERYERNELRREGDSIFINGEETNTYTIKQNYYFGMGDNRDNSQDSRFWGFVPEDHVIGKASLVWFSTDNFVPRFDRIFTVIK, via the coding sequence TTGGAAGAAAATAAAAATCCCGATGAGCAGGGAATCAGCTCATATTGGAAAAGAAAGAAGGACAAAGCAGAGGAAGAAAATAAAAAGGCAAAATCATGGCTTCGGGAATGGATTGATGCCATTGTTTTTGCTTTTATAGCTGCCGCTATTCTTCGCGCATTTCTTTTTGGCTCCTATAAGATCCCGACACCGTCGATGGAAAAAACCTTAATGACCGGTGATCTTCTAATTGTCTCTAACATTACCTATGGACCAAGAACTCCGATGGGACTTTGTGTGCCTTTTTTACAAGGATGGTGTGTTCCGGGTGTTCAGCTACCGTGGACGCGTTTACCCGGCCTTCGTGATATAGAACGCAATGATATTTTTGTGTTTAATGTACCCTGGGAAGTTAAGCCTGTTTCACAAAAAACCAATTATATCAAACGGGCAGCAGCTATTGCCGGTGATACGATCTCCATAAAAGATAAAACCTTGTATATAAATGGCGAGGTAGAAAAATCGCATGAGGGCGTACAGCATCATTATGTTTTGCGAATGGCTGACCGGGTACGCTTAAGCAGTGCAAAAATGGAATCGGTTGGTGGAGAGCTGATCGGTTATAACAACCAGGACACTTATATCGTGAATATGACGAAAGATGTGGCTGAAACGGTAAATAATTGGGCTGAAGTTGACACCATGTATTTAAATGTGATGCCGGAAGGAAGGGTGGATCGTAATTACGTTCAAAGTGCAGGTGACTTTTCCAAGGCTTTCAATAACTCCGATCAGCTTCCGGAAATTGTAGTACCGTTTGAAGGTCAGGAAATTGAGATAACCAGTGAGAATTGGTACGTATATAAAGACATTATTGAAAGATATGAGCGTAATGAATTGCGACGAGAAGGGGATTCAATTTTTATCAATGGCGAAGAGACCAATACCTATACCATAAAGCAAAACTATTATTTTGGCATGGGGGATAACAGGGACAACAGTCAGGATTCCCGGTTTTGGGGATTTGTACCCGAAGATCATGTTATTGGAAAGGCATCGCTGGTCTGGTTCTCAACGGATAACTTTGTTCCTCGTTTCGATCGCATCTTCACAGTAATTAAGTAG
- a CDS encoding heavy metal translocating P-type ATPase encodes MSGEHRAEVFLTLICTLSLSFGFFGSLFDLISEDTARYFYIVSYLSGGYFGLIESVQFLMKGKFNVDVLMILAAAGAAVIDYWLEGAMLLFLFSLSNTLQHFAMGRSRNAIRALMKLRPSEALVRNADGTEQKVPVEELKLGDLIVVKPGERIPIDGTIRSGKGTVDQSAITGESAPVFKEEGAEVFAATFNENGILEVKVTRLAGDTTLAKIIKMVEQAQSKKAETQRFLDKFESKYALSVILSTIALILVPYYILDQPFDPVFYRAMTVLVVASPCALIISTPASILSAIANAARSGILFKGGAHLEQAAEIQAIAFDKTGTLTKGKPAVTEIISISGSENELLCLAASAEEHSEHHLAEAIVNEARKRKIDLIRAEDVQAIIGKGISAKVNGAVLKIGNRYLFEEILKDQPDDFNRTLEKFRDQGKTVIYVAKNDSIIGAMALADQIREQAASTLLELADLGIVDITILTGDSLNVAKNVAEQLNISNYHAGLLPDQKVELIEKLSQKKAVAMIGDGVNDAPALAASHLGIAMGAAGTDVALETADVVLMSDDLTKLPYMIRLARRAKTVVWQNIIFSLAVIAMLVSSVFLFELPMTLGVIGHEGSTLLVVLNGLRLLKNS; translated from the coding sequence ATGTCTGGAGAACACAGGGCTGAAGTTTTCCTGACCCTGATCTGTACCCTAAGTCTCAGCTTTGGTTTTTTTGGCTCCTTATTTGATCTGATCTCGGAAGACACTGCACGCTATTTTTATATAGTCTCCTACTTGTCCGGCGGCTACTTTGGACTGATTGAAAGCGTGCAATTTTTAATGAAAGGTAAGTTCAATGTTGATGTGCTGATGATATTGGCCGCAGCCGGAGCTGCTGTTATCGATTACTGGCTTGAAGGCGCTATGCTGCTCTTCTTGTTTTCACTTAGTAATACCTTACAGCACTTTGCCATGGGACGCAGCCGGAATGCTATCCGCGCTTTGATGAAATTAAGGCCATCAGAGGCATTGGTAAGAAATGCAGATGGCACAGAACAAAAAGTACCCGTCGAAGAACTAAAACTCGGAGACCTCATTGTGGTAAAACCCGGAGAACGAATCCCCATTGACGGAACCATCAGGTCCGGAAAAGGAACCGTTGATCAATCTGCTATCACCGGAGAAAGTGCCCCTGTATTTAAAGAAGAGGGAGCTGAGGTCTTTGCCGCTACATTCAATGAAAACGGTATTCTCGAGGTCAAAGTAACCCGGCTCGCCGGTGATACCACACTCGCCAAAATCATTAAAATGGTAGAGCAGGCACAAAGCAAGAAAGCCGAAACGCAGCGATTCCTTGATAAGTTTGAATCCAAGTATGCTCTCAGCGTAATACTTTCGACCATCGCTCTCATCCTCGTTCCCTATTATATATTGGATCAGCCTTTTGACCCCGTTTTTTACAGGGCCATGACTGTTCTGGTGGTAGCCTCCCCCTGTGCTTTGATCATTTCTACCCCGGCCAGTATTCTTTCTGCCATAGCAAATGCAGCTCGTTCCGGTATTCTTTTTAAAGGAGGAGCACACCTGGAACAAGCTGCTGAAATCCAGGCTATTGCATTCGATAAAACAGGAACGCTGACAAAAGGAAAACCGGCTGTTACTGAAATAATTTCAATTTCAGGATCGGAAAACGAACTACTTTGCCTTGCTGCATCAGCTGAAGAACATTCTGAACACCATCTTGCCGAAGCCATCGTGAATGAGGCCAGGAAAAGAAAGATCGATCTTATAAGAGCTGAAGATGTACAAGCTATCATCGGGAAAGGAATCTCTGCAAAAGTAAATGGTGCAGTGCTGAAGATAGGTAACCGGTATTTATTTGAAGAAATCCTTAAAGATCAGCCGGATGACTTTAACCGTACATTAGAAAAATTCAGGGATCAGGGTAAAACTGTGATTTATGTGGCAAAAAATGATTCAATAATCGGAGCGATGGCTTTAGCTGATCAGATTCGAGAGCAAGCTGCCTCTACTTTACTTGAACTTGCGGATTTGGGCATTGTTGACATCACCATCCTTACCGGAGATTCATTGAATGTAGCTAAAAATGTAGCCGAACAACTTAATATTTCAAACTATCATGCCGGACTGCTGCCGGATCAAAAGGTTGAGCTTATCGAAAAGCTATCTCAAAAAAAAGCAGTTGCTATGATTGGAGATGGCGTTAATGATGCCCCGGCACTTGCCGCAAGTCATTTGGGAATAGCTATGGGAGCAGCCGGAACCGATGTGGCTTTAGAAACTGCCGATGTGGTATTAATGTCAGACGACCTTACCAAACTTCCATATATGATCCGACTGGCCCGGCGTGCAAAAACGGTGGTATGGCAAAATATCATTTTCAGCCTGGCTGTGATCGCTATGCTGGTAAGCTCTGTTTTCCTTTTCGAATTGCCCATGACACTTGGAGTGATTGGACATGAGGGAAGTACTCTGTTAGTTGTCTTGAATGGTTTGAGACTATTGAAGAACTCTTAA
- a CDS encoding RNA polymerase sigma factor, with amino-acid sequence MYPQTVTLKHIKAKKIEEPGFIQRLENGEEAAFKQLVEEHKDQVYNTCLGFLRNPHDAEDTAQDVFIQVFDSIGDFREDASLSTWIYRIAVTKSLELIRYRKRKKRSAFFEALSSMFSEPDEAADESEFMHPGLQLENKERAKILFREIEKLTEKQRVAFTLQKVEGLSYQEVADVMELNLPAVESLIYRAKENLKKQLYSYYQQNELD; translated from the coding sequence ATGTATCCTCAAACTGTCACTTTAAAACATATAAAAGCGAAAAAAATCGAAGAACCGGGTTTTATACAGCGGCTTGAAAATGGAGAAGAAGCGGCTTTTAAACAATTGGTAGAAGAGCATAAAGATCAGGTTTATAACACCTGTCTGGGTTTTTTGCGCAACCCGCACGATGCTGAAGATACTGCCCAGGATGTATTTATACAGGTATTTGATTCTATTGGCGATTTTAGAGAAGATGCTTCGCTTTCCACATGGATATATCGAATAGCAGTTACTAAATCTCTGGAGTTAATTCGATATCGAAAGAGAAAGAAGCGATCGGCATTTTTCGAGGCCTTGAGTTCGATGTTCAGTGAACCGGATGAAGCAGCTGATGAATCTGAATTCATGCATCCCGGACTTCAGCTTGAGAATAAAGAACGGGCTAAAATTTTATTTCGGGAAATTGAAAAATTAACAGAAAAACAACGCGTGGCCTTCACTTTGCAAAAAGTTGAAGGGTTGAGCTACCAGGAAGTAGCTGACGTTATGGAGTTAAACCTCCCTGCGGTAGAATCGCTTATATATCGGGCAAAGGAAAACCTGAAGAAGCAGTTATACAGTTATTACCAACAAAATGAACTGGACTAA
- a CDS encoding Spy/CpxP family protein refolding chaperone: protein MKSILKLSVLTALVFALSVNASAQQRLNNPDRLRGDRQTQMQKMRSNQGNQHQRMMNMLDLNEEQSEQIETIHLNGQKSMLPLRNTLREKNARLRTLTTSESYDEKAVNEVIEEISEIRAAMLTMRTSHRRQIRELLTEEQRIKFDSFQQNSLRRQHKRGINK from the coding sequence ATGAAATCAATCTTAAAATTATCTGTTCTTACAGCTTTGGTTTTTGCATTGTCCGTAAACGCATCAGCACAACAACGATTAAATAATCCTGACAGGCTGCGCGGCGACCGACAAACACAAATGCAAAAAATGCGTTCAAATCAGGGTAATCAGCATCAACGGATGATGAATATGCTTGACTTGAATGAAGAACAAAGCGAGCAAATCGAAACCATTCACCTGAATGGCCAAAAAAGCATGTTGCCCCTTCGAAATACCTTGCGAGAGAAAAATGCAAGATTACGAACTCTTACCACTTCTGAAAGTTATGATGAAAAAGCTGTAAACGAAGTCATTGAAGAGATCAGCGAAATAAGAGCAGCAATGCTAACTATGCGAACTTCTCACCGCCGTCAAATACGTGAATTATTGACCGAAGAACAACGCATAAAATTTGACAGTTTCCAACAAAATTCCTTACGAAGACAGCATAAACGAGGAATAAATAAGTAG
- a CDS encoding SprT family zinc-dependent metalloprotease, producing MARKKTFSTSHLHISGLQVEVLRKNVKNLNLRVYPAEQQIRISVPRRIPEKKVIQFIHHKLPWIKKHLSNYQNKTAREPLRYISGEKHLFRGKEYSLKVIERNKPPNVSVIDDEVLILQVRPGSTASKKASVLNEWYRTALKTEIPELIEKWETPMGVSVKEFGVKLMKTRWGTCNIRAQRIWLNLELAKKRPELLEYVVIHEMVHLLERLHNKRFYYFMSRFLPNWKELKDELNGKSSISDC from the coding sequence ATGGCGCGTAAAAAAACATTTAGCACCAGCCATTTACATATCTCAGGATTACAGGTTGAGGTTCTGCGCAAAAATGTTAAAAACCTGAACCTCAGAGTTTATCCTGCGGAACAGCAAATACGGATTTCCGTTCCCCGGCGAATTCCTGAAAAAAAAGTTATCCAATTCATACACCACAAGCTTCCCTGGATTAAAAAACATCTTTCCAACTATCAGAACAAAACGGCCCGCGAACCTCTAAGATATATCTCCGGAGAAAAACACCTCTTTCGGGGAAAGGAATATAGTCTTAAAGTCATAGAGAGGAATAAACCTCCCAATGTTTCTGTTATTGATGATGAAGTACTGATACTGCAGGTACGGCCCGGTTCTACGGCATCCAAAAAAGCTTCCGTATTAAATGAGTGGTATAGAACTGCGTTAAAGACCGAAATTCCGGAATTGATCGAAAAATGGGAAACACCCATGGGGGTTTCAGTAAAAGAATTCGGAGTAAAGTTAATGAAAACCCGTTGGGGGACATGCAATATCCGGGCTCAAAGAATTTGGCTGAACCTGGAATTAGCCAAAAAACGGCCGGAGCTACTGGAATATGTAGTAATTCATGAAATGGTGCATTTACTGGAACGACTTCATAATAAGCGCTTCTATTATTTTATGAGTCGGTTCCTGCCAAACTGGAAAGAGTTAAAAGATGAACTGAACGGCAAATCATCTATTTCTGATTGTTAA